Proteins from a genomic interval of Paenibacillus sp. RC334:
- a CDS encoding CocE/NonD family hydrolase, with protein MFYKENSNVEIIYRQSKPVSQSEYPGFEPSASIIKKGTVHRTDGQPIPCDILCERDVAVKLRDGTTIYTDIFRPVDEKNVPTLVVWSPYGKRGSVLSLDLFPGRMDVAPEEEDGLNKFEGPNPGYWVNHGYAIVHPDPRGVFNSEGNIHAWGKQEAEDEYDVIEWVAEREWSNGKVGLTGNSWLAISQWNVASYRPPHLSAIAPWEGACDIFRETCFKGGVPDFSFTETIFSSFTGNTSYEDIPAMMRKYPLMNEYWEDKAPTLENIEVPAYIVASYTNLLHTYGTFEGWQRISSKEKWLRIHNTFEWPDYYNPQHVEDLRKFFGYYLKGEQNGWNNTPKVRLAVLNPGHQDILNRVEEDFPLERQQLMKLYLDASFGTLSQDTAGKKAQLKYTADEKGVSFKVSFEQDIEIVGYMKLHLWVSTEDSNDMDVFAFVRKLDASGKELPIKMVNDSYYAGASGRMRVSLRQLDATKSTLEKPVQSFKTQEKLKPGEIIPVEIGFWPMGMKWHAGEQLELLITGVELLKRPEFPEMSSGPYINQGTHTIYTGEEYDSYLIIPVIPSV; from the coding sequence ATGTTTTACAAAGAGAATAGTAATGTCGAAATTATATATCGGCAATCAAAACCAGTTTCACAGTCAGAATATCCCGGGTTTGAACCAAGCGCTAGTATTATAAAGAAAGGAACCGTGCATCGTACAGATGGACAGCCTATTCCATGCGATATTCTCTGTGAACGTGATGTTGCGGTGAAATTAAGGGATGGTACGACTATTTATACTGATATATTTCGTCCTGTAGATGAAAAGAATGTACCGACGCTTGTCGTATGGAGCCCTTATGGGAAGAGAGGCAGTGTCTTATCCCTCGATTTATTTCCGGGGCGTATGGATGTTGCTCCCGAAGAGGAAGATGGTCTTAATAAATTTGAAGGTCCTAATCCGGGATATTGGGTAAACCATGGATATGCCATCGTTCATCCTGATCCACGTGGCGTATTTAACTCAGAAGGGAACATTCATGCTTGGGGCAAACAGGAGGCTGAGGATGAATACGATGTAATCGAGTGGGTTGCAGAACGTGAGTGGAGCAATGGTAAGGTAGGATTAACGGGAAATTCGTGGCTAGCCATTTCACAATGGAATGTTGCTTCTTACCGTCCGCCTCATCTTTCGGCTATTGCCCCCTGGGAAGGCGCTTGTGATATATTTAGGGAGACCTGCTTCAAAGGCGGGGTACCCGACTTCTCTTTTACTGAAACGATTTTTAGCTCCTTTACCGGAAATACAAGTTATGAAGATATCCCTGCCATGATGCGGAAATATCCGCTAATGAATGAATACTGGGAAGATAAAGCACCAACCTTGGAAAACATAGAGGTGCCTGCCTATATTGTTGCTAGCTATACGAACCTTCTACACACTTATGGTACCTTCGAGGGCTGGCAACGAATATCATCTAAGGAAAAGTGGCTTCGGATTCATAACACTTTCGAATGGCCCGATTACTACAATCCACAACATGTCGAAGATCTAAGAAAATTCTTTGGTTATTATCTCAAGGGTGAGCAGAATGGCTGGAACAACACCCCCAAGGTCCGTTTAGCTGTGCTCAATCCAGGTCACCAAGATATTTTGAATCGGGTGGAGGAGGACTTCCCACTAGAACGACAACAATTAATGAAACTATACTTGGATGCCAGTTTCGGCACGTTAAGCCAAGATACTGCAGGGAAAAAGGCCCAATTAAAGTATACTGCTGATGAGAAAGGGGTATCGTTTAAGGTATCCTTTGAACAGGATATAGAAATTGTTGGGTACATGAAGCTGCATTTATGGGTATCCACAGAAGATTCTAATGATATGGATGTGTTCGCTTTTGTAAGGAAGCTAGATGCAAGTGGTAAGGAACTCCCAATCAAAATGGTTAACGACAGTTATTATGCCGGTGCTAGCGGGCGGATGAGAGTATCTCTTCGCCAACTTGATGCAACGAAATCAACACTGGAAAAGCCAGTACAAAGCTTTAAAACGCAAGAAAAACTTAAACCCGGAGAGATTATTCCTGTAGAAATTGGATTCTGGCCAATGGGGATGAAATGGCATGCCGGGGAACAACTAGAATTGCTTATCACCGGAGTCGAACTTTTAAAGCGCCCCGAATTTCCTGAAATGTCAAGTGGCCCCTATATTAATCAGGGAACGCACACCATATATACTGGGGAGGAATACGACTCTTACTTAATAATTCCCGTTATTCCTTCCGTTTGA
- a CDS encoding carbohydrate kinase, whose product MKNVGTVLCVGELLIDFFCTDIDVNLAKGQHFSKQAGGAPANVSAAVAKLGGKASFLGKVGADPFGMYLKQTLDEQHVDTSMLLFDPATPTTLAFVSLAANGERDFVFNRGADRQLSLQDIDREWTRQAAILHFGSATALLADPFREAYLSLLDEAKANGQFTSFDPNYRGDLWKDRLEEFIALSRRGIHNADLVKVSEEELNIITGLADRNASLDLLHGFGAKTVAVTLGKEGTLISSGVSRSLIGSIAVKSIDSTGAGDAFVGAMLYQISQLSQPKAFTTNRKQQQEFVTLANQVGAIVCTKVGAIAALPSMEEVKRFVEQGESRIEA is encoded by the coding sequence GTGAAAAATGTCGGAACAGTTCTATGTGTGGGCGAGCTGCTCATTGATTTTTTCTGTACGGATATTGATGTCAATCTTGCCAAGGGTCAGCATTTCTCCAAGCAGGCCGGCGGTGCTCCGGCAAATGTGAGCGCAGCCGTAGCCAAGCTCGGAGGAAAAGCGTCATTCTTGGGAAAAGTCGGAGCCGATCCGTTCGGCATGTACCTGAAGCAAACTCTGGATGAGCAGCACGTGGATACATCCATGCTCCTTTTTGATCCGGCAACGCCGACTACACTGGCCTTTGTTTCCCTTGCCGCTAACGGCGAACGGGATTTCGTGTTCAACCGTGGAGCTGACCGTCAGTTGTCTCTGCAGGACATTGATAGGGAATGGACCCGACAGGCTGCCATTCTGCATTTTGGCTCGGCAACGGCCTTGCTCGCCGATCCTTTCCGGGAAGCGTATTTATCTTTATTGGACGAGGCGAAGGCCAATGGGCAATTCACCTCCTTTGATCCCAATTACCGGGGGGACCTCTGGAAAGACAGGCTGGAGGAATTTATCGCACTGTCCAGAAGAGGAATACACAATGCGGATTTGGTAAAGGTAAGCGAAGAGGAATTAAACATCATTACAGGGCTGGCTGACCGCAATGCTTCATTGGATCTTTTGCATGGGTTCGGAGCCAAGACGGTGGCAGTTACCTTGGGGAAAGAAGGAACCCTCATCTCAAGCGGTGTCTCCCGTTCGCTAATCGGCAGTATTGCTGTCAAATCAATCGACTCTACCGGTGCCGGCGATGCCTTCGTCGGAGCTATGCTGTATCAAATCAGTCAGCTGAGTCAGCCTAAGGCATTTACCACCAACCGGAAGCAGCAGCAGGAATTTGTAACACTTGCCAATCAAGTCGGCGCCATCGTGTGCACCAAAGTTGGAGCGATTGCAGCCTTGCCGTCGATGGAAGAAGTTAAGCGTTTCGTAGAGCAGGGTGAATCAAGGATTGAAGCGTAA
- a CDS encoding LacI family DNA-binding transcriptional regulator, whose product MTRKSKVTIQDIADALGISRNTASKALNGVENIPAVTRDKVIKKAVELKYKQFSYMETASEKQGNIALLTCNLPNSSHFGSQLISGLEKEISNQGYTLSIYFVRENDINTMTLPGNFEPSNVAGIFCIEMFSKEYSKLITDLGIPTIFIDCAADMVYPELKADLVLMENEHSTYCVTRKLIDHGYESFGFVGDYNHCKSFNERWTGFNKALAEAGITLDPAHSIVAPDRNFFIEENWMEQQLDALRECPSVFICANDFIAISVIKSLKNKGIKVPEDVAVCGFDDASESRVVEPHLTTVHIYSSQMGIISAEMLLSRIKDNTMPYRVTHVATDIVYRDSTPVLN is encoded by the coding sequence ATGACGAGAAAGTCAAAGGTTACTATTCAAGACATCGCTGATGCCCTGGGAATTTCCAGAAACACTGCATCCAAGGCGCTTAATGGAGTAGAGAATATTCCTGCCGTAACGAGGGACAAGGTGATCAAAAAAGCAGTGGAGCTTAAATACAAACAATTTTCTTATATGGAAACAGCCTCTGAAAAACAGGGCAATATCGCACTTTTGACCTGTAATCTTCCCAATAGCTCACACTTTGGATCGCAGCTGATCAGCGGGCTGGAGAAGGAAATCAGCAACCAGGGCTATACTTTATCCATTTATTTTGTCCGTGAGAACGATATCAATACGATGACCCTACCCGGTAATTTCGAGCCTTCGAATGTGGCTGGCATCTTCTGCATCGAAATGTTCAGCAAGGAATACAGCAAGCTGATCACGGATCTTGGCATCCCAACCATTTTTATTGATTGTGCTGCAGATATGGTGTATCCGGAATTGAAGGCAGATCTGGTATTGATGGAAAATGAGCACAGCACATACTGTGTTACCCGGAAATTAATAGATCATGGCTACGAAAGCTTCGGTTTTGTAGGCGATTACAATCACTGCAAAAGCTTCAATGAACGCTGGACGGGATTCAATAAGGCCCTGGCAGAAGCCGGAATCACCTTGGACCCTGCCCATAGCATTGTAGCGCCGGACCGCAATTTCTTTATAGAGGAGAACTGGATGGAGCAGCAATTGGATGCCCTGAGGGAGTGCCCCTCCGTCTTTATTTGCGCCAATGATTTTATTGCCATCAGCGTGATAAAATCTTTGAAAAACAAGGGGATTAAAGTCCCGGAAGATGTTGCTGTCTGCGGGTTCGATGATGCTTCAGAATCCCGGGTAGTCGAGCCCCATCTGACTACCGTACATATTTACAGTAGTCAGATGGGTATTATTTCAGCCGAAATGTTATTATCCAGAATCAAAGATAATACCATGCCGTACCGAGTAACCCATGTTGCAACGGATATCGTATACCGGGACTCGACGCCTGTTTTAAACTAA
- a CDS encoding ABC transporter permease subunit, translated as MVRNYILYLFLLPSIVLTVIFKYVPMYGSIIAFKNFSPRKGIMGSEWVGFEHFQRFLSSPNFYDILMNTLKLSAYGLILGFPVPIILALMLNLIRGAKLKKNIQLIVYAPNFISVVVVAGMLFVFLSPTGIVNALVTTFTGKPISFMTDPAYFRTVYILSGIWQTAGWSSIIYVATLANVDPQLHDAATIDGASLMKRIFHIDLPALKPVMAVLFILAAGGIMSIGYEKAYLMQTALNTPTSEIIATYVYKVGLQSGDYAYSTAIGLFNSVINVVLLIFVNTVVKKLNEGEGLY; from the coding sequence ATGGTTCGAAATTATATATTGTATTTGTTTCTGCTTCCGTCCATAGTTCTTACCGTCATTTTCAAGTATGTTCCCATGTACGGCTCGATCATTGCGTTTAAAAATTTCAGTCCAAGAAAAGGCATCATGGGCAGCGAATGGGTTGGATTTGAACATTTTCAGCGGTTTCTTTCATCACCAAATTTTTATGACATTTTAATGAATACGCTTAAATTAAGCGCTTACGGTCTTATTCTCGGTTTCCCAGTACCCATCATTCTGGCCTTAATGCTAAATCTGATCAGAGGAGCGAAGCTCAAGAAGAATATTCAGCTTATTGTTTACGCACCTAACTTCATCTCGGTTGTTGTTGTTGCCGGTATGCTGTTTGTTTTTCTATCGCCGACTGGAATAGTGAACGCTTTGGTAACAACCTTCACCGGCAAGCCGATTTCTTTTATGACTGATCCCGCCTATTTCCGAACGGTATATATATTGTCCGGTATATGGCAAACAGCGGGCTGGTCCTCTATCATTTATGTGGCCACCTTAGCTAACGTGGACCCGCAGCTACATGACGCTGCAACAATTGATGGCGCTTCTTTGATGAAGAGAATCTTCCACATTGATCTGCCAGCTCTCAAACCCGTCATGGCCGTCCTATTCATTCTCGCTGCAGGAGGCATCATGTCGATCGGCTATGAAAAGGCTTACCTGATGCAGACGGCTCTGAACACGCCAACCTCGGAAATCATCGCGACTTATGTATACAAGGTGGGGTTGCAATCTGGCGATTATGCTTATTCTACGGCAATCGGGTTATTCAATTCCGTGATTAATGTGGTCCTGCTGATTTTCGTAAATACCGTCGTCAAGAAGCTGAACGAAGGGGAAGGGCTGTATTAA
- a CDS encoding carbohydrate ABC transporter permease: MDIHYTGKDRILIIINYILLGLFVLAILLPLVYVVLSSFLTPNTLISKGFAITSSDWTLTGYAKILSNGAMIRGFFNAIFYSAAFAFATVLFSVFAAYPLAIEGLAGKRSIMIFFLITMFFGGGLIPTYLVIKDLGMLNTVWAIILPGSISVFNIILAKTYFQGLPKELFQAASIDGASELSIFFKIVLPLSKPIIFVLALYAFVGQWNSYFDAMIYLDDPKLFPLQLVLRSILIQNQVQPGMIADALAQAELKKLSEMIKYSAIVISSLPLIVMYPFFQKYFEKGVMVGSIK; the protein is encoded by the coding sequence ATGGATATTCATTACACCGGGAAGGACCGGATTCTGATCATCATCAATTATATTCTGCTTGGTTTGTTTGTTCTCGCTATTCTGTTACCGCTGGTTTATGTGGTGCTTTCGTCCTTTTTGACTCCCAATACCCTGATTAGCAAAGGGTTTGCCATTACATCATCCGACTGGACACTCACGGGATATGCCAAAATCCTAAGCAACGGTGCCATGATCCGCGGTTTTTTTAATGCCATTTTTTATTCAGCAGCCTTTGCGTTCGCAACCGTATTGTTTTCCGTCTTCGCGGCTTACCCGCTTGCGATTGAAGGGCTGGCAGGGAAACGGTCCATTATGATCTTTTTCCTGATAACGATGTTTTTCGGTGGCGGTCTGATTCCAACCTATCTGGTGATTAAGGATTTAGGCATGTTAAATACGGTGTGGGCCATTATTCTGCCCGGCTCGATCAGCGTATTCAATATTATTCTGGCAAAGACTTATTTCCAAGGGCTTCCCAAAGAGCTGTTTCAGGCGGCGAGCATAGACGGAGCTTCCGAGCTCAGTATTTTCTTTAAAATCGTCCTGCCGTTGTCGAAGCCTATTATTTTTGTTCTAGCTTTATACGCTTTTGTCGGACAATGGAATTCTTATTTCGACGCCATGATTTATCTGGATGATCCGAAGCTGTTTCCGCTTCAACTGGTGTTGCGCTCCATTTTGATACAGAATCAGGTTCAGCCCGGTATGATTGCCGATGCGCTGGCGCAAGCGGAGCTTAAGAAATTGTCCGAAATGATTAAATACTCTGCCATTGTCATATCAAGTTTGCCTTTGATTGTCATGTATCCATTCTTCCAGAAGTATTTTGAAAAAGGTGTCATGGTAGGTTCGATCAAATAA
- a CDS encoding ABC transporter substrate-binding protein yields the protein MNKTLLTLSVLVLSTSLLAGCGGSGNNSAASEDYKLENVTLPLKEKVTLHFMTQSSPLAPSDPNEKLIYKRLEEKTGVHIDFTNFTSDSFIEKRNLAVASGDLPDAILDAGYSDYDLLNLGQDETIIPLEDLIQKYMPNLQKVLKEAPEYKSMITAQDGHIYAFPWIEELGAGKESIHSVNDMPWINVEWLKKLGLKMPKTTEDLKNVLLAFKNGDPNGNGQADEIPLSFILNNGNEDLNFLFGSFGLGDNGDHTVVTNEGKVVFTADQDGYKEGIKYLNELYKLNLIDEESFEQDYNTYLAKGQNEKYGLYFQWDKANISGDNDKYELMNPLAGPSGKVNVTRTNNLGFDRGRMVITSDNKNLELTAKWIDQLYDPIQSVQDNWGTYGDKTQQNIFEYDEASHMLKHLPLKGTAPVELRQKTNIGGPLAILDEYYGKVTTKPDDAVGRLKLMKERLVPYMKADHNFPKVFFSLEDQKQISTLETDLFAYVNRKRAEWIKTGKVEEEWADYKAELSRLGLDKWLEIKQKGYDRYLKDQG from the coding sequence ATGAACAAAACATTACTAACCTTGTCTGTGCTGGTACTTTCCACTTCACTGCTTGCCGGATGTGGCGGTTCAGGCAATAATTCTGCGGCATCCGAAGATTACAAGCTGGAAAATGTCACTCTGCCGCTTAAAGAGAAAGTTACCTTGCATTTTATGACTCAAAGCTCGCCACTGGCACCTTCCGATCCAAATGAAAAGCTGATTTATAAAAGGCTGGAAGAAAAAACAGGTGTGCATATCGATTTTACCAACTTCACCTCTGATTCCTTCATTGAAAAAAGAAACCTGGCTGTTGCCAGTGGAGATCTTCCAGATGCCATACTGGATGCCGGATATTCCGACTATGATTTGTTGAACCTCGGACAGGATGAAACCATTATCCCTCTGGAGGATTTGATTCAAAAATATATGCCAAATCTGCAAAAGGTATTGAAGGAAGCACCTGAGTACAAATCCATGATAACCGCACAGGACGGGCATATTTATGCTTTTCCCTGGATTGAGGAGCTGGGGGCCGGGAAGGAGAGCATTCATTCTGTAAACGACATGCCATGGATCAATGTGGAGTGGCTGAAAAAACTGGGTCTTAAAATGCCGAAAACTACTGAGGATTTAAAAAATGTGCTGCTCGCATTTAAAAATGGCGACCCTAACGGAAATGGCCAAGCGGATGAAATCCCGCTGTCTTTTATACTCAATAACGGCAATGAGGACCTGAATTTTCTGTTCGGATCATTCGGTCTTGGGGACAATGGTGATCATACTGTAGTGACCAATGAGGGGAAAGTGGTCTTCACTGCCGATCAGGACGGTTATAAAGAGGGGATCAAATATCTTAATGAGCTGTATAAGCTGAACCTGATCGACGAAGAGTCATTCGAGCAGGATTACAATACGTATCTGGCCAAAGGCCAGAATGAAAAATACGGTCTCTACTTTCAATGGGATAAGGCGAATATTTCAGGAGACAACGATAAATATGAATTGATGAATCCGCTCGCGGGGCCAAGCGGTAAAGTCAATGTGACCCGCACGAACAATCTCGGCTTTGACCGGGGGAGAATGGTGATTACCAGTGACAACAAAAATCTTGAGCTTACGGCAAAATGGATTGACCAACTGTATGATCCTATCCAGTCCGTACAGGACAACTGGGGCACCTACGGCGACAAAACTCAGCAGAACATTTTTGAATACGATGAAGCGAGTCATATGCTGAAGCATCTTCCGCTTAAGGGAACGGCTCCTGTCGAGCTGCGGCAAAAAACGAATATCGGTGGTCCATTGGCAATTCTTGACGAGTATTACGGAAAAGTAACGACCAAGCCCGATGATGCAGTAGGGCGGCTCAAGCTCATGAAAGAAAGACTTGTTCCTTATATGAAGGCTGACCACAATTTCCCGAAAGTCTTCTTCTCGCTGGAGGATCAGAAGCAGATCTCTACCTTGGAAACAGACTTATTTGCCTACGTTAACCGCAAACGGGCGGAATGGATCAAAACAGGCAAAGTGGAAGAAGAATGGGCGGATTATAAAGCCGAGCTTTCCAGACTGGGACTGGACAAATGGCTGGAAATCAAACAGAAAGGCTATGACAGATATCTTAAAGATCAAGGCTGA
- a CDS encoding glycoside hydrolase family 32 protein, giving the protein MHLTDDSSSRKGSRNSNYKETYRPQFHYSPEKNWMNDPNGLVYYEGEYHLFYQHTPHDTRPDFGRMHWGHAVSKDLVNWEELPPAIPPGEDGAIFSGSAVVDKNNTSGFFDEEGSGLIAIYTNEGNKAQPGKPQVQSIAYSKDKGRTWIKYEGNPVLFPTETLDFRDPKVFWHDESSMWIMVLAVRERVEFYTSPNLKEWSFASEFGSDIPCIHRGIFECPDVFRIRVDGDENTTKWILMLSVGDRNGVNPDDPEPPAGGSGMMYFIGNFDGKTFTLDEALETFDAIKWVDYGSDFYAAVTWNGIPNEDGRKIWVGWMNNWRYATTLPSEEWRGKMSIPRELQLRTCPEGLHLIQAPISELSQLREPILSLQDLTIKPGMNVLSDISAAKAEIIAEFEISTAVEFGFKVRKSSNQETIIGYNISNGELSVDRTKSSAIDFHSDFTAIHKAPMKPEHERIQLSIYVDWSSVEVFGNHGKTIISDMIFPDSESRGLELYTIDGDLRVVSLQINDLVSIWGNETV; this is encoded by the coding sequence ATGCACCTAACGGACGACAGTAGCAGCAGAAAAGGATCACGAAACAGTAATTATAAGGAGACATACAGGCCTCAATTTCATTATTCACCGGAGAAAAATTGGATGAACGATCCCAACGGCTTGGTTTACTATGAGGGAGAGTACCACCTGTTCTACCAGCATACGCCCCATGATACGCGTCCTGACTTTGGTCGCATGCATTGGGGACATGCGGTAAGCAAGGATCTGGTGAATTGGGAAGAACTCCCACCGGCAATTCCGCCTGGAGAGGACGGAGCGATCTTCTCGGGAAGTGCGGTGGTGGATAAGAACAATACCAGCGGATTTTTCGACGAGGAAGGATCAGGCTTGATTGCCATTTATACGAATGAGGGCAACAAGGCTCAGCCCGGCAAGCCGCAGGTGCAAAGCATTGCTTACAGCAAGGACAAAGGTCGAACCTGGATAAAATATGAAGGTAACCCGGTTTTATTCCCAACGGAAACGCTAGACTTTCGTGACCCGAAGGTGTTTTGGCATGATGAATCGTCAATGTGGATCATGGTTCTTGCCGTAAGAGAACGTGTAGAATTTTACACATCTCCAAACCTCAAAGAATGGTCGTTTGCAAGCGAGTTCGGTTCCGACATTCCGTGTATACACCGAGGGATATTTGAATGTCCTGATGTATTTCGAATCCGAGTAGATGGGGATGAGAATACCACGAAGTGGATACTAATGCTAAGTGTGGGGGATAGAAATGGTGTGAATCCAGACGATCCGGAACCACCGGCAGGGGGTTCTGGCATGATGTATTTCATTGGCAACTTTGACGGTAAGACATTTACTCTGGATGAAGCGCTGGAAACTTTCGATGCTATTAAATGGGTAGACTACGGATCAGACTTTTACGCGGCCGTGACCTGGAATGGCATTCCAAACGAGGACGGACGAAAGATTTGGGTCGGCTGGATGAACAATTGGCGTTATGCTACCACGCTACCTTCAGAGGAATGGCGTGGCAAGATGTCAATTCCCCGTGAGCTACAGCTTAGGACTTGTCCGGAAGGACTTCACTTAATCCAAGCACCCATAAGTGAATTAAGTCAGCTAAGAGAACCGATTTTGTCTCTGCAAGACTTGACGATTAAGCCAGGTATGAACGTGTTGTCTGATATTTCTGCTGCAAAGGCAGAAATTATTGCAGAATTTGAAATCAGTACGGCCGTGGAATTCGGGTTCAAAGTGCGGAAGTCTTCCAATCAGGAGACGATCATCGGATATAATATCTCGAATGGGGAGTTGTCCGTCGATCGGACGAAGTCGAGCGCCATTGATTTTCATTCCGATTTCACAGCGATACACAAGGCCCCTATGAAGCCAGAGCATGAACGGATACAGTTGAGCATTTATGTGGATTGGTCAAGTGTCGAGGTCTTCGGAAATCATGGAAAAACAATCATTTCAGACATGATTTTCCCTGATTCGGAAAGTAGAGGGCTAGAGCTCTATACCATTGACGGAGACCTAAGGGTCGTATCGCTTCAAATCAATGATCTAGTAAGCATTTGGGGAAATGAGACTGTTTAG
- a CDS encoding TetR/AcrR family transcriptional regulator produces MRKLKSIEERILDRALYLMGINKTCDIPIRTIAKEANVNVSAINYYFRSKEEMLRLVKEFYIENTLTVLAILNNKNYKVEEMLVLTANEIMEYSLRFPGNMVILRDSKKRADIDEVSRKIIDISAEIEKRLKELIRQLILGDETYLNYKYLIFTASINYPTEYDGNEDLGGTLLVERKDRMTYLKLLIRTLIST; encoded by the coding sequence ATGAGAAAGCTTAAGAGCATAGAAGAACGGATTCTCGATCGGGCTCTATACCTAATGGGAATTAACAAAACCTGCGATATACCCATTAGGACTATAGCTAAGGAAGCTAATGTAAACGTCAGTGCGATTAACTATTATTTTCGGTCAAAAGAAGAAATGCTGAGGTTGGTCAAGGAGTTTTACATTGAGAACACCTTGACCGTTTTAGCTATATTGAACAACAAGAATTATAAGGTAGAAGAAATGTTGGTGTTGACGGCCAATGAAATCATGGAATATTCGTTGAGATTCCCAGGAAATATGGTAATTTTGAGAGATTCAAAAAAGCGTGCCGACATCGACGAGGTCTCAAGAAAAATTATCGACATATCTGCGGAAATAGAGAAACGGTTGAAAGAGCTAATTCGCCAGCTTATTCTGGGTGATGAAACATACTTGAATTATAAATACTTAATTTTTACCGCTTCTATTAATTATCCGACTGAGTATGATGGCAATGAGGACTTGGGAGGAACGCTATTAGTCGAAAGAAAGGATAGAATGACATATCTCAAGCTGCTGATCAGGACTCTGATATCAACTTAA
- a CDS encoding FAD-dependent oxidoreductase yields the protein MDVSRGNFSSSGIIYEVPPIDLPRGFNVDNAARIRKDTGMITVAVGRINDPAQADEILSSDKADMVVIGRAQLADPEFCNKAQAGKAEGIVRCVGCNQGCYDGFVSTEIPFITCLRNPALGREIEYKLTTTEYPKKVLVAGGGIAGLEAAIILKRRGHHPIVCEASDALGGQFALAGEAPRKEEMKTAALAMGEQAIREGVDVKLGTPVTASLIAELQPDEVIIAVGSTPMELKVPGSHLPLVTNSHDVLAGKLTISGKVVVVGGGLVGLEVAEYLHDQASEITVVEMMDQVAKDLGQLRSICVMENLYASGVKTLTDAKCVEIKDNAVVIESKGQLQEYPCDSVVVAIGAKSRNFENINAFCREHHIPCHVIGDAVQARRALNAVAEANEIARAI from the coding sequence TTGGATGTATCCAGAGGCAACTTTTCCTCTTCGGGCATTATTTACGAGGTTCCTCCCATCGATCTGCCCAGAGGCTTCAACGTCGATAATGCGGCCAGAATCAGGAAGGATACTGGCATGATTACTGTAGCTGTAGGCCGAATTAATGATCCTGCTCAGGCGGATGAGATTCTTTCAAGTGATAAGGCGGATATGGTTGTAATTGGGCGTGCTCAGCTTGCCGATCCTGAATTCTGCAATAAGGCACAAGCGGGAAAAGCAGAGGGTATTGTCCGGTGTGTCGGATGCAATCAAGGTTGCTATGACGGATTTGTCTCAACGGAAATACCATTTATCACTTGCTTGAGAAATCCGGCACTGGGCAGAGAAATCGAATACAAGTTAACGACTACCGAGTACCCCAAAAAAGTTTTGGTTGCGGGCGGCGGGATAGCAGGTCTTGAGGCAGCTATAATTTTGAAGCGCAGAGGCCATCATCCGATAGTATGCGAAGCTTCTGACGCGTTAGGCGGACAGTTTGCACTTGCCGGCGAAGCACCGAGAAAAGAAGAGATGAAGACAGCAGCTTTGGCTATGGGGGAGCAGGCCATCAGAGAAGGTGTAGATGTGAAGCTTGGAACGCCTGTTACCGCTTCTCTTATTGCGGAGCTTCAGCCCGACGAAGTGATCATTGCCGTTGGTTCTACTCCGATGGAATTGAAAGTTCCCGGCAGCCACTTGCCATTGGTAACAAACTCTCATGATGTTCTTGCTGGCAAGCTGACGATTTCCGGCAAGGTTGTCGTTGTCGGGGGCGGCCTGGTGGGCTTAGAGGTGGCTGAATATTTACACGATCAAGCCTCCGAAATAACAGTGGTAGAAATGATGGATCAAGTAGCCAAGGATTTGGGGCAGCTGCGTTCGATATGCGTCATGGAAAATCTTTATGCTTCTGGAGTGAAAACCTTAACGGATGCCAAATGTGTGGAAATTAAGGACAACGCAGTTGTAATTGAAAGCAAGGGACAGCTTCAAGAATATCCATGTGATTCGGTTGTGGTTGCTATTGGTGCCAAATCACGAAATTTTGAGAATATAAATGCGTTTTGCAGAGAGCATCACATTCCATGTCATGTTATCGGAGATGCGGTTCAAGCTCGCAGAGCGCTGAATGCCGTAGCCGAGGCAAACGAAATTGCACGGGCGATTTAG